A region from the Hippoglossus hippoglossus isolate fHipHip1 chromosome 18, fHipHip1.pri, whole genome shotgun sequence genome encodes:
- the chd3 gene encoding chromodomain-helicase-DNA-binding protein 3 isoform X3, translating to MSSPLRSCEEDEGMVVNSEGGDFDEEDDDGDRDEDASDINSPAAPRETATAAAAAAAPEEEAEASDREVPCRKKGRPKKKKDTKKKDKEGKPAKAKKRKKIDSNVERDSDRERDFGENSDSVASDYGSGEKKKKRKHKERKEKKTKKKKKDDVERDSSQEESTKPMEQKNSAQLAKEWGLEDVDHTFTEEDYRELTNYKAFSQFMRPMIAKKNPKIPMSKMMTILGAKWREFSSNNPFKGNAAAVAAAAAAAAIAVAEQVSAATASPEPPPQPPPIRKAKTKEGKGPGYKKRSKSPRVSDKKKAQAKAKKMAPIRIKLSPIGAKRKKSCSSDDIEEDESEQEDSSVHSSSVRSDSSGRVKKNKRGRPVKKKKKTPVPGEEEGEGYETDHQDYCEVCQQGGEIILCDTCPRAYHLVCLEPELDKAPEGKWSCPHCEKEGIQWEAKDEEFEDFEEDSEDRVISDVGAGIVVPTGAEEEDDDHMEFCRVCKDGGELLCCDTCTSSYHIHCLNPPLPEIPNGEWLCPRCTCPQIKGRVQKILHWRWGEPPSPIPVPPAPDAAPDAPPPPPMKGRPEREFFVKLVGQSYWHCTWITELQLEIFHSVMYRNYQRKTDMDEPPSLDYGSGGEDENGVGKSEKRRAKDPEYAIMDDKYYKYGIKPEWMMIHRIINHSSHCLSVSVDKKVTYHYLVKWRDLTYDQCTWERDDLDIPDFAIYKAKYWRHRDLITKEDPDKPRKMRSRNPEGEEESPASPVTDPTIKYEEQPDFVTSTGGTLHLYQLEGLNWLRFSWAQGTDTILADEMGLGKTIQTIVFLYSLFKEGHTKGPFLVSAPLSTIINWEREFEMWAPNFYVVTYTGDKDSRAIIRENEFSFDDTAVKGGKKAFKLRRDAPIKFHVLLTSYELVTIDQTALKSIDWACLVVDEAHRLKNNQSKFFRRLNDYKIDHKLLLTGTPLQNNLEELFHLLNFLTPNRFNNLEGFLEEFADISKEDQIKKLHDLLGPHMLRRLKADVFKNMPAKTELIVRVELSPMQKKYYKLILTKNFEALNSKGGNQVSLLNIMMDLKKCCNHPYLFPVASMEAQKTPTGAYEGSALTKASGKLTLMQKMLRNLKEQGHRVLVFSQMTKMMDLLEDFLDYEGYKYERIDGSVTGALRQEAIDRFNAPGACQFCFLLSTRAGGLGINLATADTVVIFDSDWNPHNDIQAFSRAHRIGQANKVMIYRFVTRASVEERITQVAKRKMMLTHLVVRPGLGSKAGSMSKQELDDILKFGTEELFKDEGEGMKNTTGDKVEDEGNVIHYDSSAIERLLDRSQNESDDTDVQNMNEYLSSFKVAQYMVREEDKVEEIEREIIKQEENVDPDYWEKLLRHHYEQQQEDLASKLGKGKRNRKPVNYNDAAQEDQEWHADISDNQSEYSVGSEEEDEDFDDRPEGRRQSRRQLRNEKDKPLPPLLARVGGNLEVLGFNTRQRKAFLNAVMRWGMPSQDAFSSQWLVRDLRGKSEKEFKAYVSLFMRHLCEPVADGAETFADGVPREGLCRQPVLTRIGVMSLVKKKIQEFEHINGRWSLPELKPEVNVDKSSSRASSPAVKTATPTPDGSYSNTPCTSMPATPAPADKLEKNGKEGEKEEDKEEGETLSEKGKEKDEGTEVDDNKTGDSEELSSTKETPQSASPCQKAEDIEEHDLKEAEKKETPDSPAAATEEKKAQEESNEETKQDTELKEEKSDGEKTAEEKEKDNEKHEETPTATEATDAKEKSEVADVKKEEVKGEKDAGKEVRAAKEEAPKGNGRPPVERPRFMFNIADGGFTELHTLWQNEERAAISSGKMNEIWHRRHDFWLLAGIVIHGYARWQDIQNDPQFAIVNEPFKTQANKGNFLEMKNKFLARRFKLLEQALVIEEQLRRAAYLNMTQDPSHPAMALNARFAEVECLAESHQHLSKESLAGNKPANSVLHKVLNQLEELLSDMKADVTRLPATLSRVPPIAARLQMSERSILSRLASKGTETHTPPPIPPGPYATPQNYGAPFTPAPPSALYMGGANYSQMPPGSFISEAAAAAGATGGAAGGAAGGPTAASVCQKTKEHDVVQRQRVVDLWKDGKSEGAIGQELRMPKSTVHSIIVKYRLSNTVENLPRNGRPKKP from the exons AATTCCGAGGGAGGAGATTTCGATGAAGAAGACGACGACGGGGACCGAGACGAGGACGCAAGCGACATAAACTCTCCGGCGGCGCCTCGGGAAACTGCAacagccgccgccgctgccgccgcgCCAG aagaagaggcagaggcaTCAGACAGAGAGGTCCCGTGCAGGAAGAAAGGACGGCCGAAGAAAAAGAAGGACACAAAGAAGAAGGACAAAGAGGGGAAACCTGCCAAAGCAAAGAAACGCAAGAAGATC GACAGCAATGTAGAGAGAGActcggacagagagagagacttcgGCGAGAACTCCGACAGTGTCGCCAGCGACTATGGATctggtgagaaaaagaaaaagaggaaacataaagaaaggaaggagaagaaaaccaagaagaagaaaaaagatgacGTGGAGCGGGACAGCAGTCAGGAGGAATCAACAAAG CCAATGGAGCAGAAGAACTCGGCCCAGCTGGCAAAGGAGTGGGGTCTGGAGGATGTTGATCATACCTTCACAGAGGAAGACTACAGGGAACTCACCAACTACAAAGCCTTCAGTCAGTTCATGAG GCCAATGATCGCCAAGAAGAACCCTAAGATCCCCATGTCGAAGATGATGACCATCCTGGGGGCCAAATGGAGGGAGTTCAGCTCTAACAACCCCTTTAAGGGCAACGCCGCCGCCGtcgctgcggctgctgcagctgctgccattGCCGTCGCCGAGCAGGTCTCTGCAGCGACCGCCTCGCCTGAGCCGCCGCCACAGCCACCACCAATCAGGAAAGCCAAGACGAAAGAGGGCAAAG GCCCTGGCTACAAAAAGCGCAGTAAAAGCCCTCGAGTCTCAGACAAGAAAAAGGCTCAAGCAAAGGCTAAAAAGATGGCACCCATCCGTATCAAACTGTCGCCCATAGGTgccaagaggaagaagagctgCTCC AGCGATGATATAGAGGAGGACGAGTCCGAGCAGGAGGACTCCAGCGTCCACAGCTCCTCGGTTCGCTCGGACAGCTCCGGCCGTGTCAAGAAGAACAAGCGAGGACGTCCtgtcaagaagaagaagaaaa CTCCAGTCCctggggaagaggagggggagggctACGAGACGGACCATCAGGACTACTGCGAGGTGTGTCAGCAGGGCGGAGAAATCATCCTGTGTGACACTTGTCCCAGAGCTTATCACCTCGTCTGTCTGGAGCCTGAGCTGGACAAGGCCCCCGAGGGCAAGTGGAGCTGCCCGCACTGC GAAAAAGAAGGAATCCAGTGGGAAGCAAAGGACGAGGAGTTTGAGGACTTTGAGGAGGACAGCGAGGACAGGGTGATATCAGACGTCGGGGCCGGGATTGTGGTCCCCACcggggcggaggaggaggatgacgacCACATGGAGTTCTGTCGGGTGTGCAAAGACGGAGGTGAACTGTTGTGTTGCGACACCTGCACCTCGTCGTACCACATCCACTGTCTCAACCCGCCGCTGCCAGAGATCCCCAACGGAGAGTGGCTGTGTCCACGATGCACG TGTCCGCAAATCAAAGGCCGCGTCCAGAAAATTCTCCACTGGCGGTGGGGAGAGCCTCCATCGCCGATTCCTGTTCCCCCGGCTCCTGACGCCGCGCCTGACGCCCCGCCGCCGCCACCCATGAAGGGCAGACCCGAGAGGGAGTTCTTTGTCAAGTTGGTCGGGCAGTCTTACTGGCACTGCACATGGATCACCGAGCTTCAG CTGGAGATCTTCCACTCGGTGATGTacagaaactaccagaggaaGACGGACATGGACGAGCCTCCCAGTCTGGATTATGGTTCCGGAGGAGAAGACGAGAACGGAGTGGGAAAGAGCGAGAAGAGGAGGGCTAAGGATCCTGAGTACGCCATCATGGATGACAAATACTACAAGTATGGCATCAAGCCTGAGTGGATGATGATCCACCGCATCATCAATCACAG CTCtcactgtttgtctgtcagtgtgGACAAGAAGGTGACGTACCACTACCTGGTGAAGTGGAGAGACCTGACCTACGACCAGTGCACCTGGGAGAGGGACGACCTGGATATCCCTGATTTTGCAATTTACAAGGCCAAATACTGGAGGCACAG AGATTTAATAACGAAGGAGGATCCAGACAAACCCAGGAAGATGAGGAGCAGGAACCCAGAGGGTGAAGAGGAGTCTCCTGCTTCACCAGTCACTGAC CCTACGATAAAATACGAAGAGCAGCCAGACTTCGTCACATCGACCGGCGGGACGCTGCATCTGTACCAGCTCGAGGGTCTGAACTGGCTGCGGTTTTCTTGGGCCCAGGGCACCGACACCATCCTCGCAGATGAGATGGGCCTCGGCAAAACCATCCAGACCATTGTCTTCCTCTACTCACTTTTCAAAGAG GGTCACACCAAGGGCCCGTTCCTGGTCAGCGCTCCGCTCTCCACCATCATCAACTGGGAGAGGGAGTTCGAGATGTGGGCACCCAACTTCTACGTAGTGACGTACACAGGAGACAAGGACAGTCGAGCCATCATCCGAGAGAACGAGTTCTCCTTCGACGACACGGCTGTCAAAGGAGGAAAGAAGGCCTTTAAACTGAGG AGGGACGCTCCTATTAAATTCCATGTGCTGCTGACGTCCTATGAGTTGGTGACCATCGACCAGACGGCGCTCAAGTCCATCGACTGGGCCTGTCTGGTGGTGGACGAGGCTCACCGCCTTAAGAACAACCAGTCCAAG TTTTTCAGGCGTCTGAACGATTATAAGATCGaccacaagctgctgctgacaggaaCTCCTCTGCAGAACAACCTGGAGGAGCTGTTCCACCTGCTCAACTTCCTCACGCCCAACCGCTTCAA TAACCTCGAGGGCTTCCTGGAAGAGTTTGCCGACATTTCCAAGGAGGACCAGATCAAGAAGCTCCACGACCTCCTGGGGCCTCACATGCTGCGGAGGCTGAAGGCCGACGTCTTCAAGAACATGCCCGCCAAGACCGAGCTGATTGTCAGAGTGGAGCTGAGCCCTATGCAGaa GAAATACTACAAGTTGATTCTGACCAAGAATTTCGAGGCTCTGAACTCGAAGGGAGGAAACCAGGTGTCACTGCTCAACATCATGATGGACCTCAAGAAGTGCTGCAACCACCCCTACCTCTTCCCTGTGGCCTccatg GAAGCTCAGAAAACGCCCACCGGTGCTTACGAGGGGTCGGCCCTCACCAAGGCTTCTGGGAAACTGACGCTGATGCAGAAAATGCTGAGGAATCTGAAAGAGCAGGGGCACCGAGTGCTTGTGTTCTCACAG ATGACTAAAATGATGGACTTGTTAGAAGACTTCCTGGACTATGAGGGTTATAAGTACGAGAGAATTGACGGAAGCGTCACGGGAGCGCTGAGACAAGAGGCCATCGATCGCTTCAATG CTCCTGGTGCTTGTCAGTTTTGTTTCCTGCTCTCCACCAGAGCCGGAGGTTTGGGGATCAACTTGGCCACAGCTGACACCGTCGTCATCTTCGACTCGGACTGGAATCCTCACAACGACATACAG GCGTTCAGCCGAGCCCACCGAATCGGGCAGGCCAACAAGGTTATGATCTACCGCTTTGTGACCCGAGCCAGCGTGGAGGAGCGGATCACTCAGGTGGCCAAGAGGAAAATGATGCTGACCCACCTGGTGGTCCGGCCAGGCCTCGGATCCAAGGCAGGCTCCATGAGCAAACAGGAACTGGACGACATCCTCAAGTTTGGAACAGAGGAGCTCTTCAAGGATGAGGGAGAAG GTATGAAAAACACCACGGGGGATAAAGTGGAGGACGAGGGCAACGTCATCCACTACGACAGCTCTGCCATTGAGAGGCTGCTGGACCGAAGCCAGAACGAGTCGGACGACACGGACGTCCAGAACATGAACGAGTACCTCAGCTCCTTTAAAGTGGCCCAGTACATGGTCCGAGAGGAGGATAAG GTCGAGGAGATCGAGCGGGAGATCATCaaacaggaggagaacgtgGACCCTGATTATTGGGAGAAGCTGCTGCGGCACCACtacgagcagcagcaggaggaccTCGCCAGCAAACTGGGTAAAGGCAAGAGGAACCGCAAGCCCGTCAACTACAACGACGCAGCACAGGAGGACCAAG AGTGGCATGCTGACATTTCAGATAACCAGTCCGAGTATTCAGTGGGCtccgaggaggaggacgaggacttTGACGATCGAccagagg GTCGAAGACAGTCGCGTCGCCAGTTGAGGAATGAGAAAGATaaacctctgcctcctctcctggCCAGAGTCGGAGGCAACCTTGAG GTGCTGGGCTTTAACACACGCCAGCGGAAGGCCTTCCTGAACGCAGTGATGCGCTGGGGGATGCCGTCTCAGGACGCGTTTTCCTCCCAGTGGTTGGTGAGAGACCTCAGGGGCAAGAGTGAAAAAGAATTCAA AGCTTACGTGTCTCTCTTCATGCGTCACCTGTGCGAGCCGGTGGCTGACGGCGCTGAGACGTTCGCAGACGGTGTCCCGAGGGAGGGACTGTGTCGCCAGCCGGTCCTCACGCGAATCGGCGTCATGTCCCTCGTCAAGAAGAAG ATCCAGGAGTTTGAGCACATCAACGGCCGGTGGAGTCTCCCAGAGCTCAAGCCTGAGGTCAACGTGGACAAATCCTCCTCCAGGGCCTCCTCTCCCGCAGTGAAGACCGCCACGCCCACGCCAGACGGCAGCTACAGCAACACACCGTGCACCTCCATGCCAG CGACCCCTGCTCCTGCAGACAAGTTGGAAAAGAAcggaaaagagggggagaaggaggaggacaaagaggaaGGTGAGACCCTGTCggagaaagggaaggagaagGATGAGGGGACAGAGGTGGACGACAACAAGACTGGAGACTCTGAAGAG CTGTCCTCGACAAAAGAGACACCACAGAGTGCGTCTCCTTGTCAAAAGGCCGAAGATATAGAGGAGCACGACCTGAAAGAGGCGGAGAAGAAGGAAACGCCAGACAGTCCAGCTGCCgcgacagaggagaagaaagcgCAGGAGGAGAGCAACGAAGAGACGAAGCAAGACACAGAgttaaaagaagagaaatcag ATGGAGAGAAGACGgcggaggagaaggaaaaagacaacGAAAAGCACGAAGAGACGCCCACGGCAACGGAAGCGACAGACGCCAAGGAGAAGTCCGAGGTGGCCGACGTGAAGAAAG AGGAGGTGAAAGGTGAAAAAGATGCCGGAAAAGAAGTCAGAGCAGCGAAGGAGGAGGCACCCAAAGGTAACGGGAGGCCTCCTGTTGAGCGACCTCGCTTCATGTTCAACATCGCAGATGGCGGCTTCACTG AGCTGCACACTCTTTGGCAGAACGAGGAGCGGGCTGCCATCTCCTCGGGGAAGATGAACGAGATCTGGCACCGCCGACACGACTTCTGGCTGCTGGCGGGAATTGTGAT TCACGGCTACGCCCGGTGGCAGGACATCCAGAACGATCCCCAGTTCGCCATCGTCAACGAGCCTTTCAAGACGCAGGCGAACAAAGGCAACTTCCTGGAGATGAAGAACAAGTTCCTGGCTCGACGGTTTAAG CTGTTGGAGCAGGCGCTCGTGATCGAGGAGCAGCTGCGGCGGGCGGCCTACCTGAACATGACCCAGGACCCCAGCCACCCAGCCATGGCACTCAACGCTCGCTTTGCAGAGGTGGAGTGCCTGGCGGAGTCGCACCAGCACCTCAGCAAGGAGTCGCTGGCGGGAAACAAGCCAGCCAACTCTGTCCTGCACAAAG